In the Flagellimonas sp. MMG031 genome, one interval contains:
- a CDS encoding SusD/RagB family nutrient-binding outer membrane lipoprotein encodes MKNYLKHISMVLFAGLTFTACETTDLDLRVSPNDLAADQADPNLLLNSIQLAYASNMDVMSDLGAELTRIDYMFGRDYFNNYPGDTFNAVWSRTYSSGTNDPGTGVQVGMFTNINTLEAIDAESDTDYSFHLGVSKTLQAHMLMLLVDYLGETALSQASNPDEFPAPTLDDGATVYAEALSLLNEAQGLLSGGPLTLGATDFFYGGDTSKWLKLVNTLRLKAYVTTGDTANFNTVIAGGNFISSADDDFEFQYGSSELQPDTRHPDYAADYTPSGANIYQSNWLMELMLNNDDPRIRYYFYRQTDATPGADAPANEETLACSLAVPPQHYQDGGFTYCSVPNGYWGRSHGNDEGTPPDNFFRTAVGVYPAAGRFDDSSFGTVGLGRGGAGAGIEPIILSSYVDFWRADMAANDATRAQFLRSGLEKSIAKVQSFGSLDANADLSVAPTEAEVDAYIDGIVADFNAATGDDKENIFAEQYFVTLYGGATEAYNYYRKTGYPTTVLPNWELDPGAFPRSFLYPQNEVVTNPSLTQKQTLTQQVFWDTNPASPTFPPAN; translated from the coding sequence ATGAAAAATTATTTAAAACATATTTCAATGGTTTTGTTCGCGGGCCTCACATTCACCGCCTGCGAGACGACCGATCTGGACTTAAGAGTAAGTCCAAACGATCTGGCTGCCGATCAGGCAGATCCCAACCTCTTGTTGAACTCCATACAGTTGGCCTATGCCTCCAATATGGATGTAATGAGCGATTTGGGAGCGGAACTGACCCGTATCGACTATATGTTCGGTAGGGATTATTTCAACAACTATCCCGGGGACACCTTTAACGCGGTGTGGTCCAGAACCTACAGTAGTGGGACTAATGATCCTGGTACCGGTGTACAAGTGGGCATGTTTACCAACATCAATACCCTAGAGGCTATCGATGCGGAAAGTGATACCGATTACTCTTTTCATTTAGGAGTATCAAAAACGCTACAGGCACACATGTTGATGTTGTTGGTAGATTATCTCGGTGAAACTGCGCTTAGCCAAGCTTCAAATCCGGATGAGTTCCCTGCACCGACCTTGGATGACGGTGCTACTGTGTATGCAGAAGCGCTTTCACTATTGAACGAGGCACAAGGTCTCTTGTCAGGAGGTCCATTGACCTTGGGTGCGACCGATTTCTTTTACGGAGGTGATACTTCCAAGTGGTTGAAATTGGTAAATACTCTAAGATTAAAAGCTTATGTGACCACTGGCGACACGGCCAACTTCAACACGGTAATCGCAGGCGGCAATTTCATCTCCTCCGCAGATGACGATTTTGAGTTCCAATATGGGAGCAGTGAATTGCAACCGGACACACGTCACCCTGACTATGCTGCGGATTACACGCCATCCGGTGCGAACATCTATCAGTCCAACTGGTTGATGGAGCTCATGTTGAACAATGACGACCCACGGATCCGTTATTATTTCTATAGACAGACCGATGCCACACCGGGTGCTGATGCTCCCGCCAACGAAGAGACCTTGGCTTGTTCTTTGGCAGTTCCGCCTCAGCACTACCAAGATGGTGGTTTCACCTATTGTAGTGTTCCAAATGGATACTGGGGAAGATCACATGGTAACGATGAGGGTACTCCTCCGGACAACTTCTTTAGGACTGCCGTTGGTGTTTATCCAGCCGCTGGTAGGTTTGATGACAGTAGCTTCGGCACTGTTGGTCTTGGAAGAGGAGGTGCCGGTGCCGGTATAGAGCCCATCATCCTTTCCTCTTACGTTGATTTCTGGAGAGCTGATATGGCAGCGAACGATGCCACTAGGGCCCAGTTCTTAAGAAGTGGTCTGGAAAAATCCATTGCCAAGGTACAGTCCTTCGGGTCTTTGGATGCCAATGCGGACCTTTCCGTTGCACCGACCGAAGCTGAAGTGGATGCCTATATCGATGGTATTGTTGCCGATTTCAATGCAGCAACTGGTGATGACAAGGAGAACATCTTTGCCGAGCAGTACTTTGTTACTTTGTACGGTGGAGCTACGGAGGCCTATAACTATTACAGGAAAACAGGCTACCCCACTACCGTTCTACCTAACTGGGAGTTGGACCCGGGAGCTTTCCCAAGAAGCTTCCTTTATCCTCAGAACGAGGTGGTGACCAACCCTTCGCTGACACAGAAACAAACGCTGACACAGCAGGTTTTCTGGGATACGAACCCAGCAAGTCCAACATTCCCACCTGCTAACTAA
- the rlmB gene encoding 23S rRNA (guanosine(2251)-2'-O)-methyltransferase RlmB — protein sequence MQLERTETIYGIRAVLEAIEANQSINKIFVQKGLKGELFKELESTVRKNGLSLSYVPVEKLNRLTRNHNHQGVVAQISPVQFYDFEALVEQVLSKEKLPFFLLLDQVSDVRNFGAIIRTAECCGVHGIIIPKNGAAPITDDTVKTSAGAAFNVPIAKVDHLKDAVFYLQSSGIVVTGATEKAADHIYGVDFNQPTAIIMGSEDKGISPSTLQIIDHQAKLPLMGKIGSLNVSVACGVFLYEVVRQRRS from the coding sequence ATGCAATTGGAAAGAACAGAAACAATTTATGGCATTCGTGCCGTGTTGGAAGCGATAGAGGCCAACCAATCCATCAATAAAATCTTTGTACAAAAAGGTTTAAAGGGCGAACTCTTCAAGGAGCTCGAATCCACAGTACGAAAAAATGGTTTGAGCCTATCTTATGTACCTGTAGAAAAGTTGAACCGCCTTACCCGTAATCATAATCACCAAGGAGTGGTGGCGCAAATATCGCCAGTACAGTTTTACGATTTCGAGGCGTTGGTGGAACAAGTGCTTTCCAAAGAAAAGTTACCTTTCTTTCTGCTGTTGGATCAAGTTTCCGATGTACGTAATTTTGGTGCCATTATCCGAACCGCCGAGTGTTGTGGCGTGCATGGCATCATTATCCCTAAAAACGGAGCCGCGCCGATAACGGACGATACCGTCAAAACTTCGGCTGGAGCTGCCTTTAACGTACCCATTGCCAAAGTGGACCATTTAAAGGATGCCGTTTTCTATTTACAGTCCTCGGGCATTGTGGTAACCGGCGCCACGGAAAAGGCAGCGGACCATATTTACGGTGTGGACTTTAACCAACCTACAGCCATTATTATGGGCTCAGAAGACAAAGGCATCTCCCCTTCTACCCTACAGATCATCGACCACCAAGCAAAACTCCCCCTCATGGGCAAAATAGGCTCCTTGAACGTGTCTGTGGCCTGTGGTGTGTTTCTTTACGAAGTGGTTCGACAAAGACGTTCATAG
- a CDS encoding VCBS repeat-containing protein, whose translation MLRRIIPILLSLFIISCDNQEKNSSASRSSNSVEKNSPVFRKVEPRNSHITFANTITHDVGSLNNLFDYDYFYNGAGVGMEDLNNDGFLDVFFCGNQVNNSLYFNKGDLTFEDVSDTAQINNGKIWSNGVTFADINNDGWMDIYISQGGPNTRDKRKNLLFINNQDGTFEEKAEQYGLADMGISTQSVFFDMDKDGDLDCLVMNENELYGMDPISFNQYVNSDEETAYFNSSHLYRNDDGTFTDITKSAGLAKPIFGLGLAVADINEDGWMDIYMASDYYLPDALYINNHDGTFTDQIKEATNQISFYGMGMDIADLDNDGLQDIFVLDMAANDHVRSKTLMASMNTKRFEFLVNKAGYHYQYMYNSLQKNMGDTKFSNISQLSGVANTDWSWSVLMNDFDLDGHKEIHVTNGYRRYALDNDLQRKVFEAKQRYGRNVPLEVKQQLYESMPSEKLPNILYKRKSKLVYDNVATAWGLGDFSFSNGAASGDLDNDGDLDIIVNNMDETAFVYQNLSIESGLGNYLKVITNGNSSEEFAKVTVSSGSDSQMVEVKRVRGYRSAQEPKAFFGLANNTSVDTVTVYWKSGKMQQKFNVPANSTITFNERDATLPVSTKQENETYFIELDTEALGLNFTHNENVYDDFETEVLLPYKQSNQGPFITKGDINGDGLEDIHVGGAAGQPGQLYIQSSKGFVNINSPALQKDAHHEDMESIFFDFDGDTDLDLFVVSGGNEFAEYSSYHTDRIYINDGQGQFSKLQSESLSAFPKNGKSVSIIDFDKDGDNDILVGNRVVPKQYPIPQASVLFENRDGELVDVTQEVAPEFQDFGIVNDIQTTDVNNDGWPDFIAVGEWTGIGVFVNQQGTFSNMAEEDAMLSEKGWWFSVTETDVNNDNLPDYVVGNVGLNIKFKASKEKPFKVYATDFDENGTTDIVLSKKYKGTYVPVRGRECSSQQMPFIKEKFETYSEFANASLVDIYGEKLSSSYESSATELQSIVLINKGNLVFEKQRLPISGQTIPILNCAVADLNNDGYEDIVAVGNIYETEVETPRLDALSGVILLSNGTDGYISVPHQNSGLFMEGNVKSIELITNTNDETILVNTTNNGPLAVHKTSWYDK comes from the coding sequence ATGTTGAGACGGATAATACCCATTCTTTTGAGTCTATTTATAATAAGTTGTGATAATCAAGAGAAAAACAGTAGTGCGTCCCGCTCGAGTAATTCTGTAGAAAAGAATAGTCCAGTATTTAGAAAAGTTGAACCCAGAAATAGCCATATTACCTTTGCCAACACCATAACCCACGACGTTGGCAGCCTTAACAACCTATTCGATTACGATTATTTTTACAACGGGGCAGGAGTTGGTATGGAGGACCTTAACAACGATGGCTTTTTGGACGTCTTTTTCTGCGGAAATCAAGTAAACAATTCACTCTATTTTAACAAAGGTGACCTCACATTTGAGGATGTTTCGGACACGGCCCAAATTAACAATGGCAAAATATGGTCCAACGGTGTCACTTTTGCCGATATCAATAACGATGGTTGGATGGACATCTATATCTCACAAGGAGGACCCAACACACGGGACAAGCGAAAAAATTTGTTGTTTATTAACAATCAAGATGGAACCTTTGAGGAAAAAGCCGAGCAATACGGACTTGCCGACATGGGCATCAGTACCCAATCTGTCTTTTTTGATATGGATAAAGACGGTGACCTGGATTGCTTGGTAATGAATGAGAATGAACTCTATGGCATGGACCCCATTAGCTTCAACCAATATGTTAACTCCGATGAGGAAACTGCCTATTTTAATTCCTCCCATTTGTACCGAAATGATGACGGTACTTTTACCGACATTACCAAATCTGCAGGACTTGCAAAACCCATATTTGGATTAGGCCTTGCCGTTGCCGACATTAACGAAGATGGCTGGATGGACATCTATATGGCAAGTGACTACTATCTACCAGATGCACTTTATATCAATAATCACGACGGAACCTTCACCGATCAAATCAAGGAAGCTACCAATCAAATATCATTTTATGGTATGGGTATGGATATAGCCGATCTGGACAACGATGGACTTCAAGATATTTTTGTGCTAGACATGGCCGCTAACGATCATGTCCGGTCCAAAACATTAATGGCCTCCATGAATACCAAAAGATTTGAATTCTTGGTCAACAAGGCTGGCTATCATTATCAGTATATGTACAACTCCCTTCAAAAAAACATGGGAGACACTAAATTCAGTAATATTTCCCAACTTTCCGGAGTTGCCAATACAGATTGGAGTTGGTCCGTATTAATGAATGATTTTGACCTCGACGGACACAAAGAAATACATGTGACCAATGGATATCGTAGGTATGCACTTGACAACGATTTACAAAGAAAGGTTTTTGAAGCAAAACAACGATATGGACGAAATGTTCCGTTGGAAGTAAAGCAACAGCTTTATGAATCAATGCCTTCTGAAAAATTACCCAACATACTTTACAAGCGGAAATCAAAACTGGTTTACGATAATGTAGCAACCGCTTGGGGGTTAGGAGATTTTTCATTTAGTAATGGTGCTGCTTCCGGGGATTTGGACAATGATGGTGACCTAGATATCATTGTCAATAATATGGATGAAACCGCATTTGTTTATCAAAACCTATCCATAGAGAGTGGACTTGGGAATTACTTAAAAGTAATCACCAATGGAAATTCCTCCGAAGAATTTGCCAAGGTAACGGTAAGCAGTGGCAGCGACTCACAAATGGTAGAAGTAAAACGAGTTCGCGGCTACCGTTCTGCCCAAGAACCTAAAGCATTTTTTGGACTGGCCAACAATACTTCTGTAGATACCGTAACCGTGTATTGGAAATCGGGAAAAATGCAACAAAAATTCAATGTCCCAGCAAACTCTACCATTACTTTTAATGAAAGGGACGCCACCCTTCCTGTTTCAACCAAACAAGAGAACGAGACCTACTTTATTGAACTTGATACCGAAGCATTGGGGCTGAACTTTACCCATAATGAGAATGTATACGACGATTTTGAAACCGAAGTACTACTCCCTTACAAACAATCCAATCAGGGTCCCTTTATCACCAAAGGTGACATTAACGGAGATGGGCTGGAGGACATCCATGTAGGAGGCGCTGCAGGACAGCCTGGACAACTTTATATTCAGTCAAGCAAGGGATTTGTCAATATAAACTCACCCGCACTTCAAAAGGATGCACACCATGAGGATATGGAGTCCATCTTTTTTGATTTTGATGGTGACACCGATTTAGATCTTTTTGTGGTAAGTGGCGGAAATGAATTCGCCGAGTATTCTTCGTATCACACGGATAGAATCTACATAAACGACGGACAGGGGCAATTCTCTAAACTGCAAAGCGAATCACTCTCTGCATTTCCTAAGAATGGAAAGTCCGTGAGCATTATCGACTTCGACAAAGATGGAGACAACGATATTCTAGTTGGAAACCGAGTGGTTCCCAAACAATATCCTATACCACAAGCTTCAGTGCTATTTGAAAATAGAGATGGTGAATTGGTGGATGTCACCCAAGAGGTGGCACCTGAATTCCAAGACTTTGGTATAGTCAATGATATTCAGACCACAGATGTAAATAACGATGGGTGGCCCGATTTCATAGCAGTGGGTGAATGGACCGGCATCGGTGTTTTCGTTAACCAACAAGGCACCTTTTCAAATATGGCAGAAGAAGATGCAATGCTCAGTGAAAAAGGATGGTGGTTCTCCGTAACAGAAACCGATGTCAACAACGATAACCTTCCGGATTATGTAGTAGGAAATGTTGGCCTCAACATCAAGTTTAAAGCATCCAAAGAAAAACCGTTCAAGGTGTATGCTACAGATTTTGATGAAAATGGAACCACCGACATAGTGCTGAGCAAAAAATATAAGGGAACCTACGTACCTGTTCGTGGAAGAGAATGTTCTTCCCAGCAAATGCCGTTTATCAAAGAAAAATTTGAAACATATTCCGAATTTGCCAATGCCAGCCTGGTGGATATTTATGGTGAAAAATTAAGCTCTTCGTATGAAAGCAGTGCAACCGAGCTCCAATCCATAGTGTTAATCAACAAAGGCAATCTTGTTTTTGAAAAACAACGGCTCCCCATTTCAGGTCAAACCATTCCTATTTTGAATTGTGCAGTGGCAGACCTAAATAACGATGGTTACGAGGATATCGTCGCCGTAGGAAACATTTACGAAACAGAGGTGGAAACGCCACGATTGGACGCCCTATCGGGTGTAATCTTACTTTCAAACGGTACCGATGGCTACATCAGCGTACCTCATCAGAATTCAGGGCTTTTTATGGAAGGAAACGTTAAGAGCATCGAGTTGATCACCAATACAAACGATGAGACAATTCTCGTAAACACCACCAACAATGGTCCACTTGCCGTACATAAAACCTCTTGGTACGATAAATAA
- a CDS encoding rhomboid family intramembrane serine protease, which produces MDSDSFKFSNAVVLAPLVAILSIWAVFWAEVQMGINLNDYGIYPRRLSGLRGVFFSPFIHSSIEHLYNNTIPLAVLTAFLFYFYQSAALRVLLFGTLLSGLLTWFIARPSYHIGASGVIYLLASFIFFKGILAKNYRLVALSLVVVFIYGSMIWYIFPVKDGISWEGHLSGFVTGLVFALVTKVRVPEVRKYAWEHDDYNEADDPFLQHFDEHGNFIETKPEETEQNIEIKYHYKASDED; this is translated from the coding sequence ATGGATTCAGATTCATTTAAATTTTCCAATGCGGTAGTGCTGGCGCCACTGGTGGCCATTCTCTCTATTTGGGCCGTGTTCTGGGCCGAGGTCCAAATGGGCATCAACCTGAACGATTATGGGATTTATCCCAGGAGACTGTCTGGTCTTAGAGGGGTATTTTTTAGTCCGTTTATCCACAGCTCTATCGAACATCTGTATAACAATACCATTCCGTTGGCGGTATTGACCGCTTTTCTGTTTTATTTTTATCAGAGCGCGGCCCTAAGGGTGCTTTTATTCGGTACCTTGCTCTCAGGTTTGCTCACTTGGTTCATTGCCCGTCCATCTTACCATATCGGTGCCAGCGGGGTTATCTATCTTTTGGCCAGTTTTATTTTTTTTAAGGGCATTTTGGCCAAAAATTATAGGCTCGTGGCATTGTCCTTAGTAGTTGTCTTTATTTACGGGAGTATGATCTGGTATATTTTTCCGGTAAAAGATGGCATTTCGTGGGAAGGACATTTGTCGGGATTTGTGACTGGGCTCGTGTTTGCCTTGGTGACCAAGGTCAGGGTTCCTGAAGTGCGCAAATATGCTTGGGAACACGATGATTATAATGAAGCCGACGACCCTTTTCTACAACATTTTGACGAGCACGGTAATTTTATTGAAACCAAACCCGAAGAGACCGAACAAAACATTGAAATCAAATACCATTACAAGGCTTCGGATGAGGATTAA
- a CDS encoding replication-associated recombination protein A gives MNEPLAERIRPKTLEDYISQQHLVGKEGALTNQIKNGIIPSLIFWGPPGTGKTTLANIIASESQRPFYTLSAISSGVKDVREVIEKAKQSGGLFTSKNPILFIDEIHRFSKSQQDSLLGAVEKGWVTLIGATTENPSFEVIPALLSRCQVYTLNPFGKEDLVALLERAIQTDVQLSKKQIELKETEALLRLSGGDGRKLLNIFELLINSESGAKISITNDLVLSKVQKNTVLYDKTGEQHYDIISAFIKSIRGSDPNAAVYWLARMIEGGEDVKFIARRMIILASEDIGNANPTALVLANTTFQSVTTIGFPEARIILSQCATYLASSPKSNASYMAINEAQQTVRQTGDLSVPMAIRNAPTKLMKDLGYGKGYDYAHNHENNFVDFEFLPDEISGTTFYRPGNNPRENAMRDFLKKRWKDKYDL, from the coding sequence ATGAACGAACCTTTGGCAGAACGCATACGTCCCAAAACCTTGGAGGACTACATCAGTCAACAACATCTAGTGGGCAAGGAAGGTGCGCTTACCAACCAAATCAAGAACGGTATTATCCCCTCACTTATTTTTTGGGGGCCACCGGGAACGGGCAAAACCACCTTGGCCAACATTATTGCCTCCGAGAGCCAACGTCCATTTTACACTTTGAGCGCTATTAGCAGCGGAGTAAAGGATGTACGCGAGGTCATCGAGAAAGCAAAGCAGAGTGGCGGCCTGTTCACCTCAAAAAATCCCATTCTTTTTATTGATGAAATCCATCGGTTCAGCAAATCCCAACAAGATTCTTTGCTGGGCGCCGTGGAAAAGGGATGGGTAACCCTTATTGGTGCCACTACGGAGAACCCAAGTTTTGAAGTCATCCCGGCACTTTTGTCGAGATGTCAGGTGTACACCCTGAATCCGTTTGGGAAAGAGGATCTGGTGGCCCTTTTGGAGCGGGCTATCCAAACAGATGTCCAACTTTCCAAAAAACAGATTGAACTCAAGGAAACAGAAGCCCTATTGCGACTTTCGGGCGGAGATGGCCGAAAATTGCTCAATATTTTCGAGCTTTTGATCAATTCAGAAAGTGGAGCCAAGATCAGTATCACCAATGATCTGGTGTTGAGCAAAGTTCAAAAGAACACGGTGCTCTACGATAAAACCGGCGAACAGCATTATGATATCATCTCAGCCTTTATCAAAAGTATCCGGGGCAGTGACCCCAATGCGGCGGTATATTGGTTGGCCAGAATGATAGAGGGTGGCGAGGATGTGAAATTCATTGCCAGAAGGATGATCATTTTGGCTTCGGAAGACATTGGGAACGCCAACCCTACGGCCTTGGTATTGGCCAACACCACGTTCCAGTCCGTTACCACCATCGGTTTTCCCGAAGCGCGGATTATTCTGAGCCAGTGTGCGACCTATTTGGCAAGTTCCCCAAAGAGCAATGCCAGTTACATGGCCATCAACGAGGCACAACAGACCGTTCGACAGACCGGCGATCTTTCAGTGCCCATGGCGATCCGAAATGCCCCGACCAAATTAATGAAGGACTTGGGTTATGGCAAAGGCTACGATTATGCGCACAACCATGAAAATAATTTTGTGGACTTCGAGTTTCTGCCCGATGAGATTTCGGGTACTACGTTTTACAGGCCAGGTAATAATCCAAGGGAAAATGCCATGCGGGATTTCCTAAAAAAGAGGTGGAAGGACAAGTACGATCTTTAA
- a CDS encoding DUF5723 family protein translates to MRIVSRILFFVLLCNLMATAQNKQLLYDFNEIPQSLMVNPGVKTSQKWHAGLPVLSGLAFQAATSGVTVNDLFANDGVDFTTKVRERLLDVMSDRDDFSSTSQIEGITVGFRGRNRPDTYYSFGMYGEMDIISYWPKDLAILAFEGNGGNNIGRSFDLGDLNLRGEMVNVFHFGINKKIDNSLTIGGRAKIYSSIFQFQSIRNSGSFVTRPGQNNVYESAISADMQLQTAGIRGFYDIAEEDTGTTQRDVTSLFTERVLFGGNLGLGLDFGFSYNLNPQTTITGSILDVGFISNTKDVWNYTLSGNTTTEGITVFLPEDIDDVNNDLWQELLDEIEEALPYGENDSGYISWRPVKVYGSVRYDFGEGGRSSVFDNCGCGVNVGGGSNRDYYRNSVGGQLFMIKRPKGIQAALTGFYQRRFGRVLSLKTTYTIDKYTFTNLGLGANLQLGPVNFYVLADNLLSYSNIADSHYASLQFGFNIISWNNN, encoded by the coding sequence ATGAGAATAGTGTCCCGAATACTTTTTTTTGTACTGCTGTGCAACCTCATGGCTACAGCTCAGAACAAGCAACTACTCTACGATTTTAACGAAATTCCGCAGTCCTTGATGGTAAATCCCGGGGTGAAGACATCCCAAAAATGGCATGCGGGCCTTCCTGTGTTGTCAGGTCTAGCTTTTCAAGCAGCCACAAGCGGCGTTACCGTCAACGATTTATTCGCCAACGATGGGGTAGACTTTACCACCAAGGTCAGGGAACGCCTCTTGGATGTGATGAGCGACAGGGACGATTTTAGTTCCACCAGTCAAATAGAGGGCATTACCGTAGGTTTTAGGGGGCGCAATAGACCGGATACCTACTATTCCTTTGGAATGTACGGGGAAATGGACATCATTTCCTATTGGCCCAAGGATTTGGCCATCTTGGCGTTCGAGGGCAACGGAGGGAACAATATTGGACGAAGTTTTGATCTTGGAGATTTGAATCTTAGGGGAGAAATGGTCAATGTGTTCCATTTTGGTATCAACAAAAAAATAGACAACAGCCTCACGATAGGAGGAAGGGCCAAAATCTATTCCAGTATCTTCCAGTTTCAATCCATTCGTAACTCCGGTTCCTTTGTTACCAGACCTGGACAGAACAATGTTTACGAAAGTGCTATCAGTGCCGACATGCAGTTGCAAACAGCCGGTATAAGAGGTTTTTATGATATTGCAGAAGAAGATACCGGAACCACACAACGGGATGTAACCAGTCTGTTTACCGAAAGGGTGCTTTTTGGTGGCAATTTGGGGTTGGGACTCGATTTTGGCTTCAGTTACAATCTGAATCCACAGACCACCATTACCGGAAGTATCTTGGATGTCGGATTTATTAGCAACACCAAGGATGTTTGGAACTATACCCTGAGCGGCAACACGACTACCGAGGGAATCACTGTCTTTCTTCCAGAAGATATCGACGATGTGAACAATGATCTTTGGCAAGAACTTCTGGACGAGATCGAGGAGGCCTTGCCTTATGGAGAGAATGATTCGGGCTATATCTCTTGGAGACCCGTAAAGGTTTATGGGTCAGTCCGCTACGATTTTGGCGAGGGCGGACGTAGTTCGGTATTCGACAATTGCGGATGTGGCGTTAATGTTGGGGGCGGAAGCAATAGAGATTATTACAGGAATAGCGTAGGCGGACAGTTGTTTATGATCAAACGGCCCAAGGGGATACAAGCCGCCCTAACTGGGTTTTATCAACGGCGATTTGGCAGGGTACTTTCTTTGAAAACTACCTACACCATCGATAAATATACCTTTACCAACCTTGGTTTGGGTGCCAATCTACAGCTAGGTCCTGTCAACTTTTATGTCTTGGCGGACAATCTATTGAGCTATTCCAATATTGCCGATAGCCACTATGCTTCTTTACAGTTCGGATTTAATATTATATCTTGGAACAATAATTGA
- a CDS encoding YjjG family noncanonical pyrimidine nucleotidase yields the protein MFEHPITDIFFDLDHTLWDFEKNSALTFAKILGDNKVDIDLDGFLEVYAPINLQMWALYRNNGISKSELRYQRLKQTFDALRVQVSDEVIHVLAHDYIAHLSSYTHLLPNTVQTLDYLFPKYKLHIITNGFQEVQEKKLKGSQIHHYFQKIVDSEMAGVKKPDPYIFELALEMAEVNPKNSLMIGDNLEADILGAKAMGMQVLHYNFHKEPDHGESIIINDLIEIKSIL from the coding sequence ATGTTTGAGCACCCCATCACCGATATCTTTTTTGACTTGGACCATACCCTTTGGGATTTTGAGAAAAACTCTGCACTTACCTTTGCCAAAATTTTGGGGGACAATAAGGTAGATATTGATTTGGATGGATTTTTGGAAGTGTATGCTCCCATCAACTTACAAATGTGGGCACTCTACCGCAATAATGGAATCAGCAAATCCGAGCTGAGGTACCAGCGGTTGAAGCAGACGTTTGATGCCCTACGTGTTCAAGTTTCGGACGAGGTCATCCATGTGTTGGCGCACGATTATATTGCGCATTTGTCCTCCTATACCCATTTACTGCCCAATACGGTTCAAACCTTGGATTATCTTTTTCCCAAATACAAATTGCACATCATTACCAATGGTTTTCAAGAAGTGCAGGAAAAAAAGTTAAAGGGAAGTCAAATCCATCATTATTTTCAAAAAATTGTCGATTCCGAGATGGCGGGCGTCAAAAAGCCAGACCCCTATATTTTTGAACTGGCCTTAGAAATGGCAGAGGTCAACCCCAAAAATTCTTTGATGATCGGGGACAACCTGGAAGCGGATATTTTGGGAGCAAAGGCCATGGGGATGCAGGTATTGCACTATAATTTTCACAAAGAGCCCGATCATGGTGAATCCATCATCATTAACGATTTGATTGAAATAAAAAGCATTTTATAG
- the radC gene encoding DNA repair protein RadC yields MQEKLASFSIKNWADDDRPREKLVQKGSFVLSDAELIAILIGSGSRDESAVELSKRILASVDNNLNELGKLSVNQLMRFKGIGEAKAVSIAAALEVGRRRRLEDTSKIVKIQSSHDVFELLYPLIGELPHEEFWIVYLNNSNKVIHKSQLSKGGITGTLVDVRLVLKQALELGAVGIILAHNHPSGTLKPSVADKKITQKLKTASEALDIQVLDHLILAQNEYLSFADKGIL; encoded by the coding sequence ATGCAAGAAAAACTAGCTTCCTTTTCCATAAAAAACTGGGCCGACGACGACAGGCCTCGGGAGAAACTGGTGCAGAAAGGGAGTTTTGTACTTTCCGATGCCGAACTGATCGCCATTTTGATCGGTTCCGGTAGTAGGGATGAGAGTGCAGTGGAACTTTCCAAACGTATTTTGGCCTCGGTGGACAATAATTTGAACGAGCTGGGCAAACTTTCCGTCAACCAATTGATGCGTTTTAAGGGCATTGGTGAAGCCAAGGCCGTAAGTATTGCGGCAGCCTTGGAAGTCGGAAGACGCAGACGACTGGAGGATACCTCAAAAATTGTCAAGATACAGAGCAGCCATGATGTTTTTGAATTGCTATACCCATTGATCGGCGAGCTTCCGCACGAAGAGTTCTGGATTGTATATCTCAACAACTCCAACAAGGTCATCCATAAATCACAATTGAGCAAAGGGGGCATTACAGGAACTTTGGTCGATGTGCGATTGGTGCTGAAACAAGCCTTGGAGCTTGGCGCAGTTGGAATCATTTTGGCGCACAACCATCCTTCGGGAACCTTAAAGCCCAGTGTGGCCGATAAAAAAATCACACAAAAACTAAAAACAGCTTCCGAAGCTTTGGATATTCAAGTGTTGGACCATCTCATCTTGGCCCAAAATGAATACCTCAGTTTTGCGGATAAAGGAATTTTGTAG